Proteins encoded together in one Apis cerana isolate GH-2021 linkage group LG4, AcerK_1.0, whole genome shotgun sequence window:
- the LOC108003676 gene encoding uncharacterized protein LOC108003676 isoform X2, producing MATSGSDKKPRIIILGDKVPPQTAWLNAKHQQLFEHPLLEFKSANLINAVSCQNAFLSDNPIDFVINCAGETKSGQTDPVYKEGIYKLSINCAQQAAKLQVNHYVEISSGNFSTSEKHPLKEEESGEPWTFVAKYKLQVENDLKNIPNLNYTILRPAIVYGCGDRNGLAPRLVVGAVYKHLGEMMKLLWGPDLHMNTVHVRDVARAIWHVVNSPNTIGKTYNVVDEDDSTQGSISAIVSELFNINHDYWGTALSTLAKTDMSSVVEEVNDKHMGPWAEACNKDGVENSPLSPYIDQELLYNKHLYLQTGKLLSIGFTYLYPKLTKDALKEVLDDYVNMKIFPHSLVL from the exons atgGCAACATCTGGTTCTGATAAAAAGCCaagaataatcattttaggag ATAAAGTACCACCGCAAACCGCTTGGCTAAATGCTAAACATCAACAATTATTTGAACATCCTTTGCTTGAATTTAAAAGCGCTAATTTAATCAATGCAG taTCTTGtcaaaatgcatttttatctGATAATCCAATTGATTTTGTAATCAATTGTGCTGGAGAAACAAAAAGTGGTCAAACAGATCCTGTATATAAAGAAGGAATTTATAAGTTGAGTATAAATTGTGCTCAACAAGCTGCAAAATTACAAGTTAATCATTATGTAGAAATATCTTCTGGTAATTTTAGTACTTCTGAAAAA catcctcttaaagaagaagaatctgGAGAACCATGGACATttgttgcaaaatataaattacaagtagagaatgatttaaaaaatataccaaatttaaattatacaatacttAGACCAGCTATTGTATATGGTTGTGGTGATAGAAATGGATTag cacCACGTTTAGTAGTAGGAGctgtttataaacatttaggagaaatgatgaaattacTTTGGGGACCAGATCTTCATATGAATACAGTTCATGTGAGAGATGTAGCTAGAGCTATTTGGCATGTAGTAAATAGCCCAAATACTATAGGCAAAACATACAATGTTGTTGATGAAGATGATTCAACTCAAGGATCAATCAGTGCTATAGTTTCAGAATTATTTAACATCAATCATGATTATTGGGGTACTGCATTATCCACCCTAGCTAAA acaGATATGAGTTCTGTTGTTGAAGAAGTAAATGACAAACATATGGGACCTTGGGCAGAAGCTTGTAATAAAGATGGAGTGGAAAATAGTCCTTTATCTCCATATATAGATCAAGAGcttctttataataaacatcTATATCTGCAAACAGGAAAATTATTGAGTATTGGATTTACTTATCTTTATCCAAAACTCACAAAAGATGCTTTGAAAGag gtTCTTGACGATTATGtaaacatgaaaatatttccacaTTCTTTggttctataa
- the LOC108003676 gene encoding uncharacterized protein LOC108003676 isoform X1: MATSGSDKKPRIIILGGCGFIGRNLVEYLLDNDLVSFIRVVDKVPPQTAWLNAKHQQLFEHPLLEFKSANLINAVSCQNAFLSDNPIDFVINCAGETKSGQTDPVYKEGIYKLSINCAQQAAKLQVNHYVEISSGNFSTSEKHPLKEEESGEPWTFVAKYKLQVENDLKNIPNLNYTILRPAIVYGCGDRNGLAPRLVVGAVYKHLGEMMKLLWGPDLHMNTVHVRDVARAIWHVVNSPNTIGKTYNVVDEDDSTQGSISAIVSELFNINHDYWGTALSTLAKTDMSSVVEEVNDKHMGPWAEACNKDGVENSPLSPYIDQELLYNKHLYLQTGKLLSIGFTYLYPKLTKDALKEVLDDYVNMKIFPHSLVL; encoded by the exons atgGCAACATCTGGTTCTGATAAAAAGCCaagaataatcattttaggag GATGTGGTTTCATAGGTCGTAATCTTGTAGAATATTTACTTGATAACGATCTTGTGTCTTTTATACGTGTCGTAGATAAAGTACCACCGCAAACCGCTTGGCTAAATGCTAAACATCAACAATTATTTGAACATCCTTTGCTTGAATTTAAAAGCGCTAATTTAATCAATGCAG taTCTTGtcaaaatgcatttttatctGATAATCCAATTGATTTTGTAATCAATTGTGCTGGAGAAACAAAAAGTGGTCAAACAGATCCTGTATATAAAGAAGGAATTTATAAGTTGAGTATAAATTGTGCTCAACAAGCTGCAAAATTACAAGTTAATCATTATGTAGAAATATCTTCTGGTAATTTTAGTACTTCTGAAAAA catcctcttaaagaagaagaatctgGAGAACCATGGACATttgttgcaaaatataaattacaagtagagaatgatttaaaaaatataccaaatttaaattatacaatacttAGACCAGCTATTGTATATGGTTGTGGTGATAGAAATGGATTag cacCACGTTTAGTAGTAGGAGctgtttataaacatttaggagaaatgatgaaattacTTTGGGGACCAGATCTTCATATGAATACAGTTCATGTGAGAGATGTAGCTAGAGCTATTTGGCATGTAGTAAATAGCCCAAATACTATAGGCAAAACATACAATGTTGTTGATGAAGATGATTCAACTCAAGGATCAATCAGTGCTATAGTTTCAGAATTATTTAACATCAATCATGATTATTGGGGTACTGCATTATCCACCCTAGCTAAA acaGATATGAGTTCTGTTGTTGAAGAAGTAAATGACAAACATATGGGACCTTGGGCAGAAGCTTGTAATAAAGATGGAGTGGAAAATAGTCCTTTATCTCCATATATAGATCAAGAGcttctttataataaacatcTATATCTGCAAACAGGAAAATTATTGAGTATTGGATTTACTTATCTTTATCCAAAACTCACAAAAGATGCTTTGAAAGag gtTCTTGACGATTATGtaaacatgaaaatatttccacaTTCTTTggttctataa
- the LOC108003671 gene encoding activin receptor type-2B isoform X2 produces the protein MSAYATILPYLILGLLGFSLGHDVKGSSVCEFYNETMCTESQQECSGREECGPHDPGKRNHCYVLWQIDNVTKKSIIKLKGCFLDSNDCYDRPHCIENSAERKKELFFCCCDGNMCNQNFTWDPHPTSSSKPIQPSDVHDLEPVPNTEQQIITLVLSISIPMLLLAIILPFLYWCYRRRKSGYFNEVPTLEPLPLPQPSPNLGLRPIQLLEIKARGRFGAVWKAQLKNEIVAVKVFPIQDKQSWQTEQEIFKLAHMDHEDILRFIGVEKRGDNLQAEFWLITSYHEKGSLCDYLKANVVTWPEMCRIAESMARGLMHLHEEIPANKADGYKPAVAHRDFKSKNVLLKADMSACIADFGLALIFHPGKPCGDTHGQVGTRRYMAPEVLEGAINFTRDSFLRIDMYACGLVLWELASRCTVQDGPIGEYRLPFEDEVGLHPTLEDMQESVVHKKERPIILETWRKHPGLQSICDTMEECWDHDAEARLSASCVMERVATLSRTLVLNSSTLIRVDNTNETITTKESSM, from the exons ATGTCCGCATATGCGACGATACTGCCATATCTCATCTTAGGATTGTTAG gaTTTTCATTAGGACACGATGTCAAAGGTTCTTCAGtttgtgaattttataatgaaacaatGTGTACAGAATCCCAGCAAGAATGTTCAGGAAGAGAAGAATGTGGACCACATGATCCAGGCAAAAGAAATCATTGTTATGTACTGTGGCAAATTGATAATGTGACTAAAAagtctataattaaattaaag ggATGTTTTTTAGATAGTAATGATTGCTATGACAGACCACATTGTATTGAAAACAGtgcagaaagaaaaaaagaattatttttttgttgttgCGATGGTAATATGTGCAATCAGAATTTCACATGGGATCCTCATCCAACTTCTTCTTCTAAACCTATTCAGCCTTCTGATGTTCATG atttaGAACCTGTTCCAAATACAGAACAACAAATAATAACACTTGTTTTGTCAATATCAATACCCATGCTCTTGCTTGCTATTATTTTGCCATTTTTATATTGGTGTTACCGACGTCGGAAGTCGGGATATTTCAACGAG gtACCGACATTAGAACCTCTTCCATTACCTCAACCATCTCCTAATTTGGGATTGCGTCCAATACAACTTCTTGAAATAAAAGCTCGAGGTCGTTTTGGAGCTGTTTGGAAAgcacaattaaaaaatgaaattgttgcTGTAAAAGTGTTTCCAATACAGGATAAACAATCCTGGCAAACTgaacaagaaattttcaaacttgccCACATGGATCATGAAGATATATTACGTTTTATAGGTGTTGAAAAGAGAGGAGATAATTTACAAGCAGAATTTTGGTTAATTACTTCATATCATGAAAAAGGTTCATTATGTGACTATTTGAAGGCAAATGTTGTTACATGGCCTGAGATGTGTAGAATAGCAGAATCCATGGCAAg aggCTTGATGCATTTGCATGAAGAAATTCCAGCCAATAAAGCAGATGGGTACAAACCTGCTGTGGCTCATAGAGATTTCAAgtcaaaaaatgttttactTAAAGCTGATATGAGTGCTTGTATAGCAGATTTTGGTTTagcattaatatttcatcctGGCAAACCTTGTGGGGATACCCATGGACag gttGGAACAAGAAGATACATGGCCCCAGAAGTTTTAGAAGGAGCAATTAATTTCACAAGAGATTCGTTTTTACGAATTGATATGTATGCCTGTGGATTGGTACTTTGGGAGTTAGCTTCACGATGCACTGTGCAAGAT gGACCAATAGGTGAATATAGATTACCATTTGAAGATGAAGTGGGTCTTCATCCTACTTTAGAAGATATGCAAGAAAGTGTTGTTCATAAAAAAGAGAGGCCAATCATTTTAGAAACATGGCGTAAACATCCT GGACTTCAATCAATTTGTGATACAATGGAAGAATGTTGGGATCATGATGCTGAAGCACGTCTTTCAGCTTCTTGTGTAATGGAAAGAGTTGCTACATTAAGTAGGACGCTTGTTTTAAATTCGTCGACATTAATACGAGTTGATAATACCAACGAGACTATTACTACTAAGGAATCTAGTATGTAG
- the LOC108003671 gene encoding activin receptor type-2B isoform X1 yields the protein MSAYATILPYLILGLLGFSLGHDVKGSSVCEFYNETMCTESQQECSGREECGPHDPGKRNHCYVLWQIDNVTKKSIIKLKGCFLDSNDCYDRPHCIENSAERKKELFFCCCDGNMCNQNFTWDPHPTSSSKPIQPSDVHDLEPVPNTEQQIITLVLSISIPMLLLAIILPFLYWCYRRRKSGYFNEVWKAYVPTLEPLPLPQPSPNLGLRPIQLLEIKARGRFGAVWKAQLKNEIVAVKVFPIQDKQSWQTEQEIFKLAHMDHEDILRFIGVEKRGDNLQAEFWLITSYHEKGSLCDYLKANVVTWPEMCRIAESMARGLMHLHEEIPANKADGYKPAVAHRDFKSKNVLLKADMSACIADFGLALIFHPGKPCGDTHGQVGTRRYMAPEVLEGAINFTRDSFLRIDMYACGLVLWELASRCTVQDGPIGEYRLPFEDEVGLHPTLEDMQESVVHKKERPIILETWRKHPGLQSICDTMEECWDHDAEARLSASCVMERVATLSRTLVLNSSTLIRVDNTNETITTKESSM from the exons ATGTCCGCATATGCGACGATACTGCCATATCTCATCTTAGGATTGTTAG gaTTTTCATTAGGACACGATGTCAAAGGTTCTTCAGtttgtgaattttataatgaaacaatGTGTACAGAATCCCAGCAAGAATGTTCAGGAAGAGAAGAATGTGGACCACATGATCCAGGCAAAAGAAATCATTGTTATGTACTGTGGCAAATTGATAATGTGACTAAAAagtctataattaaattaaag ggATGTTTTTTAGATAGTAATGATTGCTATGACAGACCACATTGTATTGAAAACAGtgcagaaagaaaaaaagaattatttttttgttgttgCGATGGTAATATGTGCAATCAGAATTTCACATGGGATCCTCATCCAACTTCTTCTTCTAAACCTATTCAGCCTTCTGATGTTCATG atttaGAACCTGTTCCAAATACAGAACAACAAATAATAACACTTGTTTTGTCAATATCAATACCCATGCTCTTGCTTGCTATTATTTTGCCATTTTTATATTGGTGTTACCGACGTCGGAAGTCGGGATATTTCAACGAGGTTTGGAAGGCATAT gtACCGACATTAGAACCTCTTCCATTACCTCAACCATCTCCTAATTTGGGATTGCGTCCAATACAACTTCTTGAAATAAAAGCTCGAGGTCGTTTTGGAGCTGTTTGGAAAgcacaattaaaaaatgaaattgttgcTGTAAAAGTGTTTCCAATACAGGATAAACAATCCTGGCAAACTgaacaagaaattttcaaacttgccCACATGGATCATGAAGATATATTACGTTTTATAGGTGTTGAAAAGAGAGGAGATAATTTACAAGCAGAATTTTGGTTAATTACTTCATATCATGAAAAAGGTTCATTATGTGACTATTTGAAGGCAAATGTTGTTACATGGCCTGAGATGTGTAGAATAGCAGAATCCATGGCAAg aggCTTGATGCATTTGCATGAAGAAATTCCAGCCAATAAAGCAGATGGGTACAAACCTGCTGTGGCTCATAGAGATTTCAAgtcaaaaaatgttttactTAAAGCTGATATGAGTGCTTGTATAGCAGATTTTGGTTTagcattaatatttcatcctGGCAAACCTTGTGGGGATACCCATGGACag gttGGAACAAGAAGATACATGGCCCCAGAAGTTTTAGAAGGAGCAATTAATTTCACAAGAGATTCGTTTTTACGAATTGATATGTATGCCTGTGGATTGGTACTTTGGGAGTTAGCTTCACGATGCACTGTGCAAGAT gGACCAATAGGTGAATATAGATTACCATTTGAAGATGAAGTGGGTCTTCATCCTACTTTAGAAGATATGCAAGAAAGTGTTGTTCATAAAAAAGAGAGGCCAATCATTTTAGAAACATGGCGTAAACATCCT GGACTTCAATCAATTTGTGATACAATGGAAGAATGTTGGGATCATGATGCTGAAGCACGTCTTTCAGCTTCTTGTGTAATGGAAAGAGTTGCTACATTAAGTAGGACGCTTGTTTTAAATTCGTCGACATTAATACGAGTTGATAATACCAACGAGACTATTACTACTAAGGAATCTAGTATGTAG
- the LOC108003671 gene encoding activin receptor type-2A isoform X3 — MCNQNFTWDPHPTSSSKPIQPSDVHDLEPVPNTEQQIITLVLSISIPMLLLAIILPFLYWCYRRRKSGYFNEVWKAYVPTLEPLPLPQPSPNLGLRPIQLLEIKARGRFGAVWKAQLKNEIVAVKVFPIQDKQSWQTEQEIFKLAHMDHEDILRFIGVEKRGDNLQAEFWLITSYHEKGSLCDYLKANVVTWPEMCRIAESMARGLMHLHEEIPANKADGYKPAVAHRDFKSKNVLLKADMSACIADFGLALIFHPGKPCGDTHGQVGTRRYMAPEVLEGAINFTRDSFLRIDMYACGLVLWELASRCTVQDGPIGEYRLPFEDEVGLHPTLEDMQESVVHKKERPIILETWRKHPGLQSICDTMEECWDHDAEARLSASCVMERVATLSRTLVLNSSTLIRVDNTNETITTKESSM, encoded by the exons ATGTGCAATCAGAATTTCACATGGGATCCTCATCCAACTTCTTCTTCTAAACCTATTCAGCCTTCTGATGTTCATG atttaGAACCTGTTCCAAATACAGAACAACAAATAATAACACTTGTTTTGTCAATATCAATACCCATGCTCTTGCTTGCTATTATTTTGCCATTTTTATATTGGTGTTACCGACGTCGGAAGTCGGGATATTTCAACGAGGTTTGGAAGGCATAT gtACCGACATTAGAACCTCTTCCATTACCTCAACCATCTCCTAATTTGGGATTGCGTCCAATACAACTTCTTGAAATAAAAGCTCGAGGTCGTTTTGGAGCTGTTTGGAAAgcacaattaaaaaatgaaattgttgcTGTAAAAGTGTTTCCAATACAGGATAAACAATCCTGGCAAACTgaacaagaaattttcaaacttgccCACATGGATCATGAAGATATATTACGTTTTATAGGTGTTGAAAAGAGAGGAGATAATTTACAAGCAGAATTTTGGTTAATTACTTCATATCATGAAAAAGGTTCATTATGTGACTATTTGAAGGCAAATGTTGTTACATGGCCTGAGATGTGTAGAATAGCAGAATCCATGGCAAg aggCTTGATGCATTTGCATGAAGAAATTCCAGCCAATAAAGCAGATGGGTACAAACCTGCTGTGGCTCATAGAGATTTCAAgtcaaaaaatgttttactTAAAGCTGATATGAGTGCTTGTATAGCAGATTTTGGTTTagcattaatatttcatcctGGCAAACCTTGTGGGGATACCCATGGACag gttGGAACAAGAAGATACATGGCCCCAGAAGTTTTAGAAGGAGCAATTAATTTCACAAGAGATTCGTTTTTACGAATTGATATGTATGCCTGTGGATTGGTACTTTGGGAGTTAGCTTCACGATGCACTGTGCAAGAT gGACCAATAGGTGAATATAGATTACCATTTGAAGATGAAGTGGGTCTTCATCCTACTTTAGAAGATATGCAAGAAAGTGTTGTTCATAAAAAAGAGAGGCCAATCATTTTAGAAACATGGCGTAAACATCCT GGACTTCAATCAATTTGTGATACAATGGAAGAATGTTGGGATCATGATGCTGAAGCACGTCTTTCAGCTTCTTGTGTAATGGAAAGAGTTGCTACATTAAGTAGGACGCTTGTTTTAAATTCGTCGACATTAATACGAGTTGATAATACCAACGAGACTATTACTACTAAGGAATCTAGTATGTAG